The Anas acuta chromosome 12, bAnaAcu1.1, whole genome shotgun sequence sequence ataactaAAACACTTCTCATTTTCACACAAAGTTACTGATGCATTAGTCTTAGTAATACTGAGAaagttaaaaatgtaattaatggaTTAAATtagataattatttaaattcaacTTTAAAATAAGTTATTGTGGAAATACAGAATATACTGATATCTAATGACATATGTAATCGTATATCTGAAGAAGAGATTCCTTTTTCAATcataattatttgaaattagatttaaaaaaatattttaaaaaatagaacatTGGTTGGCATCATTTCCCTGCCCATGAGACTGAAGAAGCTatacaaaaccaagaaaattcTGCTGGCgaaagaatttgaaataaacTTCCAGTTATATATAAGTTATGATATTAGCAATCAGTATTATAATCAATACAATGTCAAATAGAGCTATTCTAAAGGTGatagagagaggaaaaatgtatcttttccCCAAATCTATAACTACTATTACTTACATTATCAACAATATAACAATTTACATTAAACGTTTCACCTAAACATGCTATTATTGGTCTGCGAAtttaaccaaacaaaaaacttaccaagatttgttcttccttttcattactCCATTAGTCTTACAGGATACAAATGTGTTATCAAATAACATCGTAAGTAACTATCAAAACTTACGTGTAGGAAAACACTATCTCgtctctttcagaaataaaacttttcttaaaaGTGTCATTGAAAtgaatttgaatttaaattcattattaaaatatatttatataaataaaaagttgcaaaatatatacacacactttatttagttttcaacacagaaaaaaaaaagatggaaagcttTAAGTCCTTACAGTTCAGTTATATGTGATTCTGTAAGTGAGAGAACCTATAAAAGGTAATTTTCTAAATTCAGTTTAACATATGTGAAAATTTAATCGTCTGTACTTTGTTACATGGCATATGAATTTTCAGCctatttccttcagaaatgcattCTTCAAATTCCTGCTATTTGTGCTCCAAAACTTAattctgcaaagcaaacaagGTCGGGAAAAAACAACATGTTTGCAACTAAGATTAGTATCACAATCTTCATCAAGAATAAAGAAATCTGAATGTTCTGACCTATTAGAACAATTGTGCAACTTGGACACCTCATTTAATTGCCTTTGCCTCTCTTTCCATAGCTGATACAGAGATCTCAATATCCATGTATCCTGTAAGCGTTTTAAGGCCTACTGTGTTATGTGTTCACATTACTATGATAGAGTTAAAAAGGTTGTAAGTTCAGCAGCAAATTCCACTGAAAATTTACGAAGACACAACACAGCCAAATCACTATTTGTATGCTGAATATGCATAAAGTTCAGATGAtatttttatcatcatttttaatttacgCTGTAGAAACTCCGTACAATTACAATACACTGAAGACAGCTGATGCCAATATAAATTCACCTTTGCGTACtataataaattgaaataagCAACTCTACTGTGTAAGTATCTGCAAACATTTAATATGCAATAGAACAATTTGCATAGTAATTTAATAATAAGACTACAGCAATCATCATTACAAATTTTTAAATCCTTCTACTTCTCAGTAGGTGTCAGTATATACTGTTTCTGACATATACATGCAAGTGCTTGAAAAGGTTCTTTAGAGCCTGACCTGATTTAGAAGTATCTTAGTAGACTGGCACTAAGTAAATTGACTTCTGGGTGTCCTATATGTCATGCTTTAACATCAAAACAATTTTATGGCTTggggtttttcctttttttcttatcagAAACATGCCTATAAAGAACATGCATGGAAACAGAGTTACTGCAAACTTTTTAGAGAAGGATGTCAGCAAGAGACAGATCCAAAACTATTTTATGCATTTGTACTGCCTATGTGCACAGGTACTATTATACTTGCCCATTTATGAATAACCGGAATAAATAACACAAGTGATCCAATTATTGAAACCAGAAGAAAAGTCCATAAGAACATTCGATCAAGCACCTGAGCAATAAATTTCCAGTCTTCAACAACCTAAAAACCAAAGAACATATAAGAGCTGCTCAGTACATGCAGGAACAGGTAAAAATACAGCATCAAGCATCAAACCCTGCAATAGTTAACCACTTCACATTTGCTTCCCCCTCCTAATCAGGTCAATTTGATAACTCCTCTtttatatttacacacacaaacacacacgcACTATATATAAGAATCACACTATGACCTAGAGCAGGAACAAACTTCTCTTTATGACTGGTAAACCATACAGCACAAATATTAGATTTTAATGGAGCAACTGACCCTGACAAGCATTGCACATCCTCAACTATATATAGAGAAAAATCTGTAGACAACTTTATAACATAGAAGGATTTAGGATTCATGCCACAACCTCATCATAAAGTAGAGTTCCCAGGCAGGAGCTAGATGCAAAAGTTGTATAAGATTAATACAATAGCTGCTGTCTACTGTTATATACAAAACCTGAAAACTTGTTATCACTGCAGGGAATTACACACCAGGGAGAATACTTACACTACTTTCAAAACTCTTTCCCTTTTTGATAGGATCACTCCTGTCTACACACAGTTTTGCAAGTATGCGTAATGTAGTtacacaagaaaattaaaacccTGCCAAACAAGTATCTTTCATTTGAAATGGAGCTGTCTGCATTTCCCAGGCCTACTGCTTCCTAAGAGGCAAGGCTACAACACCAGTtgtgtacattttattttcaacaatCAGGGCTAACAACTTTCTGCAGGTAAAACTTGCATTCTCTGGAAGCCAAATAACAAAACACAGGCGAGTCCCCTGTCATCTATGTATTCAGTTCTAAGGTTTAGAGTCACAGCAACTCttcaccaaaacaaaccaaccaaacaaaaaagctattGTCTTTCTTGTCACTCATAGTCAGAGTAGGCtcagtaagaaagaaaactaaccATCACTTTACtggaaattatatatttaatagcaAACTACTCTTTTTGCCTTCTATAAACAAGGCATGGGTACACAATGCATTGCATATACACTGATCCTGTTTTAACAGTACAGTGGATATACCAGTACAGTAGATAGCACAGTTATTCAAAATCCAGGCTGTATCTCTTGCGATAACATTAGAGTCCTGAGAAGCTGCATCAGAGGAGTTAGCTTACTCCTAGACTAGCATAGAAGCACATACCTCTCAACAACCAGCAACTTCTGAAGACAATCATTTCTGGGTAAATTGAAAGAAGCTCAGACTTCACTGTCAGAAACATGTAGCAACATCATGAGACAAGACAGCAAACTTCTATATTTCTATACTGGCCTGAAAACAGCAGGTTGATCTCTCATGCTCCAGTGGTGCCAGTTtcaaagcaaggaaagaaaataaattcataatgCTCTTACCTGCGTGGTATAAATACCCACCAAGGATAGTTCAGAGTGCAAATGTACAGACTGAAAAAACAACCCTCAGACATCtttcaatataatttaaaaaccaATAATGATAGGGCTACAAGAAACCTCTTACAATTGTTGAGTCCATGTGCAGTCTCAGCACAAAATGGCTAATACACAGTAATAGCCTGTATTTGAAGTAATACAAattatggaattaaaaaaaaaaaatgtttttatttggaataaaaagCTCCAAAATAAGGCTTAGCAGTATTTATTGTGAAGACGTAAACCAAACATATGTTTCAGGTAGCCTTCAggtacaaaattaaaatgataaataccTATTTCTTTCAACATGAAAAtacctgcagtgctgctggatgTTAACAGTACATGCTCTTATAACAGACAAGTGACTGAAAACATATAATTAACATGagtttatttctaaaaaaaaaaaaaaaaaaaagacatacttGAAGAATCCAAGGACAGCCCAGTATCTCCAGTATCTCCGTATTGTAGCATACTTCTTTCCCATGAAGTACCAAAATTGGAAAATTGGAAATCCTAGCTCATATTTAATATGCAATCACTTAGCAAACCATTACTTGTTTAATTTCTACTTCTAACAAGATTAGTGTAATATGACTAATATACCCACCTCACgaacttcattttccttcataaCATGCCTCGTAATATACCGGATAGAATCTAGAGCTGCTTCCAAGGTGTTCCTAGATGATTCTGATCCGTTCATATTTCCTGTTTCCTCCTTCTGCGCAAAGTATCTATCTACGTGACTTCTCATGCAAAGCAGCTTGGGAAGCTTGTGAAGAAATATCTTGCGAACCCAAGGTGCCATAGCATTGTGTGTAGACGAAGAGCGATGATGAATATTGATAGCAAAGACAGTTATCACAATGGACAATGTCACAAATATCATAGTAAACACCAAGTACTCTCCTATAAGTGGGATAACTTTAGAAGATGATGGAATAATCTCTTCaatgacaagaagaaaaacagtcaaaGATACCAGGACTGAAGTGCAAAGGGAAattttttcaccttcatttGAAGGAAGATAGAAGACAAGGACAGTTAGAAATGAAAGTCCAATACAAGGAATAATGAGAAACAATGTGTAAAAGAGTGGCAGACGTCTAATTATAAACGAATATGTAACAAAGGGATACCAGCAGCATCCGTCAGTTCTATTTCCTTTGCTCCCTGTTGCAGTCACTATTTCCCATTCTCCATTATCAAAAAAGTCTCTTTTGTCAACATCATAATCTTCTAGAATTATATCAACTTGTGAGCCATCGTAAGTCCAGGAACCAAATTTCATAGAGCAGTTTTGGAGGTCAAAAGGAAAGAAGGTTACATCAATAGTACAAGAACTTTTATAGTTTGCTGGTGGAGTCCAAGCAATGGTGCCATCATATTTTACCACAGTTTTTGTAGACGTTCCCTCAAAACGTCCATCTGCACTGAAAAAGAGatatatgtatgcatttatgatggagtgtgtgtgttttaaataggaaaatatgtttcattAATGTCATTTCAGCTGTTTGCTCCTTCAAAATTTTGTATTGCAGAGTCCACTTCTCaagtttgtttggttgtttggtgggtgttttgttttgttttgttttttgttcgtttgttttttgtttt is a genomic window containing:
- the CHRNA5 gene encoding neuronal acetylcholine receptor subunit alpha-5, with amino-acid sequence MAEPGARRRCGRPLLLLACLFATVLGKPGAGPAGRAPYAGISEPSFIAKSEDRLFKHLFEDYQRWVRPVERLNDTIKIKFGLAISQLVDVDEKNQLMTTNVWLKQEWIDVKLRWNPEDYAGITSIRVPSDSIWIPDIVLYDNADGRFEGTSTKTVVKYDGTIAWTPPANYKSSCTIDVTFFPFDLQNCSMKFGSWTYDGSQVDIILEDYDVDKRDFFDNGEWEIVTATGSKGNRTDGCCWYPFVTYSFIIRRLPLFYTLFLIIPCIGLSFLTVLVFYLPSNEGEKISLCTSVLVSLTVFLLVIEEIIPSSSKVIPLIGEYLVFTMIFVTLSIVITVFAINIHHRSSSTHNAMAPWVRKIFLHKLPKLLCMRSHVDRYFAQKEETGNMNGSESSRNTLEAALDSIRYITRHVMKENEVREVVEDWKFIAQVLDRMFLWTFLLVSIIGSLVLFIPVIHKWASIIVPVHIGSTNA